From Terriglobia bacterium, one genomic window encodes:
- a CDS encoding NUDIX domain-containing protein — protein MDDWSTVRVFGARPEVGECVIRPSAYGVVEDVEGRLAVVCTTQGNFLPGGGIEAGETPEETIKRETLEECGLLVRLGAWTLRAVQFAYSVSESTHFEKRSIFIEGTVEYPFKKAFEADHELVWIKPATAAGILSHPSHSWAVEQWRFGNARW, from the coding sequence ATGGATGATTGGAGCACGGTCCGGGTCTTCGGTGCACGTCCCGAGGTCGGGGAGTGTGTGATTCGGCCCAGCGCCTACGGAGTCGTGGAGGATGTAGAAGGGCGGCTCGCGGTGGTCTGCACTACACAGGGAAACTTCCTTCCGGGAGGCGGCATCGAAGCGGGAGAAACTCCGGAAGAGACGATTAAACGAGAGACACTCGAGGAATGCGGGCTGCTCGTCCGGCTCGGGGCCTGGACCCTCCGCGCGGTCCAGTTTGCCTACTCGGTGTCGGAAAGCACTCATTTCGAAAAGAGGAGCATCTTCATCGAGGGCACGGTGGAGTACCCCTTCAAGAAGGCATTCGAGGCTGACCACGAACTCGTTTGGATTAAACCCGCCACGGCAGCCGGGATCCTTTCACACCCGAGCCACAGCTGGGCGGTCGAGCAGTGGCGGTTTGGCAATGCCCGCTGGTGA
- a CDS encoding DUF3224 domain-containing protein, translated as MNRARGPFEVKLIPQPPDDNTADATLGRMSIDKLFHGDLEATSKGQMLTAGTDVQGSAGYVAIERVSGTLHGRSGTFVFQHSGTMTRGTPQLSITVVPDSGTGQLAGLAGKMAITLDEGKHSYDFEYTLTATV; from the coding sequence ATGAACCGGGCACGTGGCCCCTTTGAAGTAAAATTGATCCCTCAGCCGCCAGACGACAATACTGCGGACGCAACCCTGGGTCGGATGTCCATTGACAAGCTGTTTCACGGGGATTTGGAAGCCACGAGCAAAGGTCAGATGCTCACCGCCGGCACTGATGTTCAAGGCTCGGCCGGCTACGTCGCGATCGAACGGGTCAGTGGAACGTTGCATGGTCGCAGCGGCACATTCGTGTTTCAACACAGTGGCACCATGACACGCGGCACACCACAACTGAGCATCACGGTCGTACCGGATTCCGGTACCGGTCAACTGGCGGGCCTTGCGGGCAAGATGGCGATCACCCTCGATGAAGGGAAGCATTCGTACGACTTCGAGTACACCCTGACGGCAACCGTGTGA